catcctctccacatccactctatctgtgtcctctggtcctagactccccgactataggaaacatcctctccacagccactctatctgtgtcctctggtcctagactcccccaccacgggaaatatcctctccacatcctctctatctgtgtcctctggtcctagactcccccactataggaaacatcctctccacatcaacactatcagtgtcctctggtcctagactcccccactataggaaacatcctctccacatccactctatctgtgtcctctggtcctagactcccccactataggaaacatcctctccgcatccactctatctgtgtcctctggtcctagtctcccccactacaggaaacatcctctccacatccactctatccgtgtcctctggtcctagactcccccactataggaaacatcctctccacagccactctatctgtgtcctctggtcctagactcccccaccacgggaaatatcctctccacatcctctctatctgtgtcctctggtccaagactcccccactataggaaacatcccttccacatccactctatctgtgtcctctggtcctagactcccccactataggaaacatcctctccacatcaacactatcagtgtcctctggtcctagactcccccactataggaaacatcctctccgcatccactctatctgtgtcctctggtcctagactcccccactataggaaacatcctctccacatccactctatctgttaaCACGCAGAAAAATGGTACgggcgacgtttcgggctgaaaccattCAGCAGGACCATTCGATCGGTTTCAGTGAGGtctcccctcgttcttctgaactccagcgagtaccggcccggagccatcaaacactcctcatgtgacaagccagtcaatcctggaaccatttttgtgaacttcctttgaaccctctccggtGTCAGCACGTCCTTTTGAAGACGAGCGGCCCAGAACTGCTGCCGTTTCTCCGAGTGAAGCCTCGTCAGAGCTTTGTAACGTTTCAGAGTCATATTCTGGTTgtactgtttgattaagcattcttgttgatTTAACTCATTCATGATGGGTGATGTGTGAAAATGGGTGAATTCCACGCATGCGCGCCTCGTTTAAATTAAACACGAAGTTAGACTCTTGTCCCGGAGCCCGGGTCTTCTTTTGAGTTACATTGATGTTTTGAAATGACAAAACTTTTCACTTCTCCTTGAGCCCTGTGAGGGGCTTCCCAACTTCTAAAGCTGTACTGCACAGCACGTTGTGGGACGAGATTCCTGTGCACGTGGTGCGTGTGAGCTCAAATTCAAACTCTAGGAGAAGTTTGggatgggtacgtggatgggaggggtacggagggctgtggtcgatgggagtaggcaggttaaatggACGGTGCCAGACCCAGGCGACTTCTTCCAGTCCATCCGCTTTGGGGTTTGAACATCTTTTGTCGTTTGTTCCTTGTTTATTTCTCTGTTTGGTGGGTgcttgtgaagagtaagaatttcaggttgtacgcTGTACTCATTCCTCGACAcaaaaacgacacatttcacttcGATGTACAGGTCTTTAATCTATAACATCTTTAATTGACCAGATTGTACCGCTGATTACTCAGGGAGGTATAGatttgtacagcacagaacaggccctttagcccacttAATTCATACCTACCAAAATGCTTATGAACTagtcccatatccttctaaagcaggagttcctaacctggggtccacaaacgCCTCAGTGAATGAGGACTCcccctggggtccatggacccccttGGTCAAGGGAAGGCTCCATGGCTTAAAGAAGGTCTCCAGTCAGTGAATCGACATGGTTCTTTTGTTCTTACGTTCTTATGTACGGCCAGGGTGGTGTACAGTCGGTGCAGTGTGCAGTACAGTCAGAATGGCATACAGTCTGTGTGAAGTACAGTTGGTGTGGTGTACAGTCAGTGCAGTGTACAGATACGACAGTGTGCAGTTGGTGTGGGGTACAGTCGGTGTGTAGTACAATCGATGTGTACAGTCAGTGCAGAGTAGAGTTGGTCTGGGGTACATTCGGTGTTGTTCACAGTCAATGTGGAGTGCAATCGGTGGGGTGTACAGTCGGAGTGATGTACAGCCAGTGCAGTGTACACTCAGTGTGTAGTGGGTATTGTATACAATATTTCAGTGTAGTGTGTTTGGCATACTGTCGATCTATTGTACAGTTGGTGTGGAGTACAGTCGGTATGGGGGGAGTACAACCAGTGTGGGGTGCAATCGGTGCGGGTACAGTCGGTGTGTAGTACAGTCAATGTGTACAGTCAGTGTGGAGTACGGTCAGTGTTGTATACAGTTGGTGCGGAGTACAGTTGGTATGAGGGGAGTACAGTCAGTGTGGAGTGCAATCGGTGCGGGGTACAGTCGGTGTGTAGTAGGTATTGTATACAATGAGTTCAGTGTAGTGTTTTTGGCATATTGTGGATCCATTGTACAGTTGGTATGGGGGAGTAGAGTCAGTGTGGAGTGCAATCGGTGCGGGGTACAGTCGGTGTGTAGTAGGGGTATTGTATACAATGAGTTCAGTGTAGTGTTTTTGGCATATTGTGGATCCATTGTACAGTTGGTATGGGGGAGTAGAGTCAGTGTGGAGTGCAATCGGTGCGGGGTACAGTCGGTGTGTAGTAGGGGTATTGTATACAATGAGTTCAGTGTAGTGTTTTTGGCATATTGTGGATCCATTGTACAGTTGGTATGGGGGAGTAGAGTCAGTGTGGAGTGCAATCGGTGCGGGGTACAGTCGGTGTGTAGTAGGTATTGTATACAATGAGTTCAGTGTAGTGTTTTTGGCATATTGTGGATCCATTGTACAGTTGGTATGGGGGAGTAGAGTCAGTGTGGAGTGCAATCGGTGCGGGGTACAGTCGGTGTGTAGTAGGTATTGTATACAATGAGTTCAGTGTAGTGTTTTTGGCATATTGTGGATCCATTGTACAGTTGGTATGGGGGAGTAGAGTCAGTGTGGAGTGCAATCGGTGCGGGGTACAGTCGGTGTGTAGTAGGTATTGTATACAATGAGTTCAGTGTAGTGTTTTTGGCATATTGTGGATCCATTGTACAGTTGGTATGGGGGAGTAGAGTCAGTGTGGAGTGCAATCGGTGCGGGGTACAGTCGGTGTGTAGTAGGTATTGTATACAATGAGTTCAGTGTAGTGTTTTTGGCATATTGTGGATCCATTGTACGGTTGGTATGGGGGAGTAGAGTCAGTGTGGAGTGCAATTGGTGTGGTGTACAGTCGGTGTGTAGTAGGTATTGTATACAATGAGTTCAGTGTAGTGTTTTTGGCATATTGTGGATCCATTGTACAGTTGGTATGGGGGAGTAGAGTCAGTGTGGAGTGCAATCGGTGTGGTGTACAGTCGGTGTGTAGTAGGTATTGTATACAATGAGTTCAGTGTAGTGTTTTTGGCATATTGTGGATCCATTGTACAGTTGGTATGGGGGAGTAGAGTCAGTGTGGAGTGCAATTGGTGTGGTGTACAGTCGACATGGTGTACGGTTGACACCTTCTGTCGGAGGAAGCTAGCTCCCTGTCGAGTAATCACCCATTCCCAGCAGTCTGTGGACGCCCCCTCCTCCGGCACAGACCTGGAATCCAGGTGTCAGCGATCAGTTCCGCGCCAGTACGCTGTTCGATGCTGCAGGATCCGGCCAGGTGGGACTGGACTCCCGGGGGAGTCCCTGCGGGGCCGGGAGGTCTCGCAGGTCACCCGTGAGCCGAGAGCCTGAGGAACAGGATGTCCTGGAGTATAAATGCCTCAGCAGGGACCTGGTTCCCATTACCTGCACTCCGTTCCAGCAACATGGGACACACCTACATGCTCGCTGCCCTTGCAGTCATCGTACTGACCGGTGAGTTCTGTAAAATCCATAAACTGTGGGCAGGTAAACGAGTTCCACACACCTCATAACATCCTGAAACAGTTTCACCCCAACCTCTGGcattgtgtgtgagtttgtgtgtgtgtgagagagagagagtgtgtgtgagtgtgtgagtgtgtgtgtgagtgtgtgtgtgtgtgtgtgtgtgagagtgtgtgtgtgtgtgcgtgtgagtgtgtgtgtgtgtgtgtgtgagtgtgtgtgtgtgtgcgtgtgagtgtgtgtgtgagtgtgtgtgagtgtgtgtgtgagtgtgtgtgtgagtgtgtgtgtgtgagtgtgtgtgtgagagagagagagtgagtgtgtgtgtgagagagagtgcgtgtgtaagtgtgtgtgtcagtgtgtgtgagagtgtgtgtgagagagagtgtgtgtgagagagtgtgtgtgtgagagagtgtgagtgtgtgtgtgtgtgtgtgtgtgagaaagagagagtgtgtgtgtgagagaatgggtgtgtgtgtatatgtgtgtgtgtgtgtgagtgtgtgtgtgagagagagtgtgtgtgtgtgagagagagtgtgagtgtgtgtgtgtgagacagagagtgtgtgagagaaagagtgtgtgtgtgtgagagagtgtgtgtgtgtgagtgtgtgtgtgtgtgtgcgtgtgagtgtgtgtgtgtgtgtgtgtgtgtgtgagtgtgtgtgtgagtgtgtgtgtgtgtgtgcgtgtgagtgtgtgtgtgagtgtgtgtgagcgtgtgtgtgagtgtgtgtgtgtgtgtgagtgtgtgtgtgagtgtgtgtgtgtgtgtgtgtgagtgtgtgtgtgagtgtgtgtgtgtttgtgcgtgtgagtgtgtgtgtgtgtgagtgtgagtgtgtgtacatTGCCTTTCgggacagcagagtgagagaaaGTGAACTCTTCCCGTGCCCCTGAGGAGTCCATACGATCTCAGCATTCCGCACCCAGAGTAACCGGCCTTGTGCACCTCCTGTGTTTCAGACCCAGTGGCTGCTCGATTTTACACGCCCGGTAGCTCGGAGGAAGAGGTGAGTTGGGGGATGAGTGAGCTTCGGCAGGGAGGGGCTGTGAGGGAGTCGGGGCACTGAGTACGAGAGTTGGGATGTCCCGTCAACTTCTACGTCAGCGTAGAagtttggtgagaccacactcggAGGACCGAGCACAGTTCTGGTGGCCTGGCGATAGGAAGAATGTGATTAAGCTGGAGAGGGGGCAGAAAAGATTCACGAGGATATTCTCGGGACTGGAGGGTGTGAGTTatcaagtcaggtcaagtcaagtttactgtcatttaactTAGACTGTCAAATGAGAAAAAATTTCTCCAAGGCAGAGTGTAAACCACATAACcacatataaaaccataagaaacagaagcagaattaggccatttggcccatcgaatctgctctgtcatttcatcatggctcatccatttccctctcagcccccagtctcctgccttctccccgtataccttcatgccctgaatcgatcaacctctgccctaaatatgGATAAAGActtcacctccacagctgcctgcggcaaaaaattccacagattctccacatgctggctaaagaaattcctcctcatctctattctaaaaggaaacCCCTCTACTTTGGGTCTGTGTcgtccggtcctagactcccccactataagaaacatcctctccacatccactctatgtgtcctctagtcctagactcccccactataggaaacatcctctccacatccactctatctgtgtcctctggtcctagactcccccactataggaaacatcctctccacatccactctatctgtggtcctagactccccactataggaaacatcctctccacatccactctatctgtgtcctctggtcctagactcccccacgacaggaaacatcttctccacatccactctatctgtgtcctctggtcctagactccccactataggaaacatcctctccacatacactctatctgtgtcttctggtcctagactcccccactataggaaacatcctctccacatccactctatctgtgtcctctggtcctagactcccccactacaggaaacatcctctccacatccactctatctgtgtcctctggtcctgcactcccccactataggaaacatcctcttcacatccactctatctgtgtcctctggtcctagactccctcactataggaaacatcctctccacatccactctatctgtgtcctctggtcctagagtcccccactataggaaacatcctctccacatccactctatctgtgtcctctggtcctagatttccccactataggaaacatcctctccacaaccactctatctgtgtcctctggtcctagactcccccactataggaaacatcctctccacatccactctatctgtgtcctctggtcctagactcccccactataggaaacatcctctccacatccactctatctgtgtcctctggtcctagactcccccagtataggaaacatcctctccacatccactctatctgtgtcctctggtcctagactcccccactataggaaacatcctctccacatccactctatctgtgtcctccggtcctagactcccccactataggaaacatcctctccacatccactctatctagacctttcgcTCATTCTTCTGATGAGTACAGGCCAAGGTgtgggggttgagtgggatccgggatcaggcGTGATGGAATGGATTAGACTGGGCAGGTCGTGTTTGCTTTCGCAGGAGTGAGGGAGGCAGAAGGGTGACCCCATAGAGGTTTATAAACTTGCAGAGGGGACGGTCggagggtaggggagtctaaacccagagggcacaggtttaaggtgagaggctcATGAGGCAGTTATCATCAATGGCGTTTAAAAGACCTTCCGACAGGAATGTAGgtgggaaaggttgagagggacgcGGGCCAGATGCAgtcagaaggacagtacagacgagttgggccgaaaggcctgggggggggggtctccccTTCCACGTGAGCGTAACCTACGGATCCAATTCCCTCTGCAGCCGGACTGCGAGGATTTCCCAGATCTGCCCATCTGCCCAATGTTCAGCAAGAAGATCTGCGGCACGGATGGGGTGACCTACATAAACCGCTGTAACCTCTGCCTCTACAACTGGTGAGGGCCCGAACGGCCTGCCGCGTCCTTAACACTGTGTAAAGGGGGGGTCAGGAGGGGAGGAAGTGCAGggagaggggccgaatggtctgtcaCTCCTTAACACTGAGTAAAATGGGGCCGGGAGGGGAGAGGGGCCGAACGGCCTGCCGCGTCCTTAAAATTGGAGTAAAGGGGGgccgggaggggagggagagggggggggagagagagtgagggagaatgTGGAGAAAAAGGGGAGAGCAGGGAGAAGGGatcaggagagagggagggagagacagagaggggagacggaGCGAAATGGGGGAGAaagggacagagggagagggagagggagaggagtgagagagagagagagggagagggagtgagagagagagagagagagggagggagagagagcgggggagacagggagcggagagagcgagagagagggagagggagtgagagaggagtgagagaaggggacagagggggagagagggtgaagagagagatagagagggggtaagagagggaggggatggggaaaaAGAGATGAATAAATagcgcaaaaacagaaatgaaaaagtagtgaggtggtgttcatgggatcaatgtccgttcagaaatccaagggcagaggggaagaagctgttcctgaatcgctgagtgtgtgtcttcaggctcctgtacctcctccctgatggcagaggggaagaagctgttcctgaatcgttgagtgtgtgtcttcaggctcctgtaccccctccctgatggcagaggggaagaagctgttcctgaatcgttgagtgtgtgtcttcagactcctgtacctcctccctgatggcagaggggaagaagctgttcctgaatcgttgagtgtgtgtcttcaggctcctgtacctcctccctgatggcagaggggaagaagctgttcctgaatcgttgagtgtgtgtcttcaggctcctgtaccccctccctgatggcagaggggaagaagctgttcctgaatcgttgagtgtgtgtcttcagactcctgtacctcctccctgatggcagaggggaagaagctgttcctgaatcgttgagtgtgtgtcttcaggctcctgtacctcctccctgatggcagaggggaagaagctgttcctgaatcgttgagtgtgtatcttcaggctcctgtacctcctctctgatggcagaggggaagaagctgttcctgaatcgctgagtgtgtgtcttcaggctcctgtacctcctccctgatggcagaggggaagaagctgttcctgaatcgctgagtgtgtgtcttcaggctcctgtacctcctccctgatggcagaggggaagaagctgttcctgaatcgttgagtgtgtgtcttcaggctcctgtaccccctccctgatggcagaggggaagaagctgttcctgaatcgttgagtgtgtgtcttcagactcctgtacctcctccctgatggcagaggggaagaagctgttcctgaatcgttgagtgtgtgtcttcaggctcctgtacctcctccctgatggcagaggggaagaagctgttcctgaatcgttgagtgtgtgtcttcaggctcctgtacctcctccctgatggcagaggggaagaggctgttcctgaatcgttgagtgtgtgtcttcaggctcctgtaccccctccctgatggtatcaatgagaagagggcatgtcctgggagatgggggcccgggtgaccccagccattatcaacactcgtcagggattgtctgcctggcgtcagtggccgcagaaccgggacttgtgatctgcaccggccgCTTGTTCGACCACCCACCACCCGCCCCCCCGCCCCCGCTGCTtcccgtgaccctgatcgggggctaagcaggtgccaccctttgccccagggtgacctgcaggcagcGGAGGGACGGAGCGCCTCACACCTCCACCCGCTgatagctgatttattaaccctctcaactccattctacccgccttctccctgtaaccctttcacaccctgagcaaatcaagaacctgtcagcctccactttaaatatactcaaagaattggcctccacaggcgTCTGTGGCGATAAATCccgcagattcaccatcctctggctgaagatttCCTCCTCGTCCCCGCCCCGTAGGTACGTCCTTGTATCCTGGGGCTCTGGCGGTGTCACCGTCTCCAGGTGGCGGTACAACCATTCGGAATGAGAGATGGGTTCCCATCTCagggaaaaggccattcagcccatcgtgtacCTGTCAGCTCACGTGACTGTGTGAGTTACCCTCCCCCGGTGTTCTGGCTCCCTCCCACAGCCCGATACGCGGGATCGGCGGGTCAATTGGTTAGTGTGCGGGCGAGCAGCGGGatctggtgggtgggggaggagctgATGGAGGTTGCGAGGGGAAGGAAACGGGATTGTTGAAAATGGGTGGACGATGGCCAGCACGGACTCgctgggccgaacggcctgtttccctccgcccccccccccccaccctctggGGGCACGAGAAGAGAGAAGAAGGGGTTCGGGTGTTCGGTTGACCGCCCTCCCGCTCCTAAATCTTCCTCCTTTCGCAGGCTGAACGACGTCCGGGTTAAGATCAAACACAACGGCCTGTGCGTGAAGCCGGAGCGAGCAGAGGAGGGAGGCAGAGCGTCCGGGGGCAATCGGGAGTCCTGGTTTGAATAAACGTAACTGCACCTGGCCACTGTGTGTTGGCGTGTTACTGCTTAACCCGGGGAGAATTCCTCCCCAACCCGTGGCTCAGCCCGAGAGCCGCCGGCCATCGTCTCGGCACTGACCCCCTCTCTCCATCCCCGCCGCGAGTGCCGAGGGGGCTGTGCCCGGGGGAGAGGGGGGCCGTCCCCAAGCCCCACCCGCAGCAAGCCACTCCGATACCCTCAGAATCCCCGCCCGCTTGGGCCGAAGACCCACCTACAAACGCCCCCCGCCCGCCCTCACTCACCACCCACAGAAAGCCCCACCTGCAATGAATTCACCCCACGGGCCCCTCCCAGCGAgcccagcctcccctccacggacacCTCAGCAAAGCAGCCAGCATCATTACCCCGGGcatcctccctcctcccctctcccgtgGGGCAGAAGACACAAGAGCCCGACAGCTCGTCCCGCCAGGCCCGGGGACAGATTCTACCCCGACATAAAATTGTCTCCCGGCAGAGTCCGCCCCGTCGCGGCGCTTGTCTGCCTGCACCGCGCTTTCACTTTACTCTGCGTTCCGTTCCGTTACTAACCCTTGTCCGACCTCAGTGAGCGGAACTGATTAGTTCGGAGGCACGGCGGCCCAGGGGTTGGCACAACAGTTGACAGTGCCGGCGACCCTGTTAGTTGTTCGTTGTGAAGTGGCGATCCAATCGCGGGCTGGGGCTGGTGAAGCCCAAAAAACGAGAAACAAAAGCTTCCAGCTTTTCAACgaatcctcccctccctccattccattcctctcctccttccctttccccactgtcctctgtcatctcctataagcgatcttgcaggaaaggagccattagggggtagtgaccataatacaattagtttttatctgcaatttgagaaggataagggcagctgggaggtgtcagtgttgcagctgaacaggggaaactatggagccatgagggaggagctggccacagTTGACTGGAccgatagcctagcagaaaagacagtggaacagcaatggcagctattcttgggaataatgcacaaggtgcaaaatcagttcatcccccagagaaggaaggattcaaagaggggaaaggggccacggtggttgacaaaggaagtcagagattgcatagcattaaaaaaaaggaagtatgacagagctaaggtgagtgggaggacagatgattgggaagtttttaaggaacaacagaacttaactaaaaaggcaatacggggagaaaaaatgaggtacgaatgcaagctagccaggaatataaaggaagatagcaaaagcttttttagtatgtgaagagaaagaagataggtaagaacaatgttgggcccttgaagaatgaattgggtgaaattgttatgggaaacaaagaaatggcagaagaatttaagaagtactttagatctgtcttcactagggaagacacaagcaatctcccagatgtatggatgggccaaggtaacagaggaaatgaaacagattgacattaggaaggaaacggtgatgagtagactgatgggactgaaggctgacaaatcccctggtccagatggtctgcatcctagggtaccaaaggaggtggccctggaaattgtggatgcattggtaatcccctaataggaaagatatcaataaattagagagagtgcagagacgatttactaggatgttacctgggtttcagcaattaagttacagagaaaggttgaacaagttagatctctattcattggagcgtagaaggttgaggggggatttgatcgaggtatttaaaattttgagagggatagatagagttgacgtgaacaggctgtttccattgagagtaggggagattcaaacgagaggacatgatttgagagttagggggcagaagtttaagggaaacacgagggggtatttctttactcaaagagtgatagctgtgtggaatgagcttcctgtagaagtagtagaggccagttcagttgtgtcatttaaggtaaaattggataggtatatggacaggaaaggattggagggttatgggctgagtgcgggtaggtgggactaggtgagattaagggttcggcacggactaggagggccaagatggcctgtttccgtgctgtgattgttatatggttatatatggttatatggttattttccaatgttccttagattcaggatcagttcctgaggattggagaatggctaatgttatcccactttttaagaaacgAGGGAGGGacaaaacagagaactatcgtcctgtcagcctaacatcagtcgtggggaagatgctagagtccattattaaagatgaaatagtggcatatctggatagcagtgataggattgggccgagccagcatggatttaccaagggcaaatcatgcttgactaatctattggagcttttcgaggatgtaaccaggaagttagacaagggagatccagtggatgtagtgtaccgcgattttcagaaggcatttgataaggtcccacgtaggagattggtgggtaaaatcagagctcatggctttgggggggggggagatattgacatggatagaaaactggttggcagatagaaagcaaagggtaacggtgaatgggtgtttcttggaatggcaggtggtgactagtggggtgccacagggctcagtattgggaccatagctgtttacgatttacatcaacgatttaaatgaaggcattgagaattacatcagcaagtttgctgatgatactaagctgggtggcagtgtgacatgtgatgaagatgttaggagaattcagggtgacttggataggctggttgagtgggcagatacttggcagatgacgtttaatgtgaataagtgtgaggttatccactttgggagtaagaacaggaaggcagattattatctgaatggtgtagagttaggtaagggagaaatacaaagagatctaggagtccttgttcatcagtcactgaaggtgaatgagcaagtgcagcaggcagtgaagaaggctaaaggaatgttggcctttattacaaagggaattgagtacaagagcaaggaaatccttttgcatttgtacagagccctggtgagaccacacctggagtattatgtacagttttgatctccagggttaaggaaggacatcctggctgtagaggaagtgcagcgtagattcacgaggttaattcctgggatgtctggactgtcttacgcagagagggaagagagactgggcttgtacacgctgaaattaaggagattgagaggggatctgattgcaacatgtaagattattaacggattggacaagatagaggcaggaaatatgttccagatgctgggagagtccagtgccagagggcatggtttgagaataaggggtaggtcatttagggcagagttaaggaaaaacttcttctcccagagagttgtgggggtctggaatgcactgcctcggaaggcagtggaggccaattctctggatgctttcaagaaggagctagataggtaacttatggataggggaaccaagggatatggggcaaggcaggaaccggggtattgatagtagatgatcagccatgatctcagaatggcggtgcaggc
The Hypanus sabinus isolate sHypSab1 chromosome 31 unlocalized genomic scaffold, sHypSab1.hap1 SUPER_31_unloc_4, whole genome shotgun sequence DNA segment above includes these coding regions:
- the LOC132385565 gene encoding trypsin inhibitor ClTI-1-like, with amino-acid sequence MEFNTDKYPVAARFYTPGSSEEEPDCEDFPDLPICPMFSKKICGTDGVTYINRCNLCLYNWLNDVRVKIKHNGLCVKPERAEEGGRASGGNRESWFE